From Ictalurus punctatus breed USDA103 chromosome 26, Coco_2.0, whole genome shotgun sequence:
gataacgcctaagaaggccatgccatgtcactgagatcagtacagaatgtttatctgcttacagagacacaaacatgttcttctgttcaaggttcgtctaaacatcttccaagaccctgaaacaaagcctgtttgaactgcctctaACCGCTTCTTATCGGtgcacagaattatgtcatgctctgcgtttcatatatatagtagtggtttagtacaaacgcttcagagcgctctcattattctatcctgctttattctatcctgtattaaccatctttctgtaataaacctttttttaccttcagaggacgagtctgtgagtgttgtctaattcCATGACACCATGTTGTCCAAACAAAAAGCCACTAAACTAATGATTTGATCAtttgtccttttgtgtaatttgtcaTTTGCTTGGACAATATGTGCTTAGTCTGTTTGCTTTTAGTTTCTCCTCAATCCACCTCATTCATGCTCATTACACCCATGACTGCATTTCATGACTGCGTCTTCTCAGTAGATTTTTAGACCCGTTTAAGGACAAacctaaatattttttaagcTGATGTCTGGACTCACAGCTGCTTTGGGCACCTTAACTCCAGTGTTTTAAACCTGACTGGGTTGTGCTTGCATGAGCCAATAttctcaacaaccaatcaccgATCAGCACTGCTCCCAGCAACCAATCAGCACTGTTCCCAGCAACCAATCACCGATCAGCACTTTTCCCAGCGACCAATCACCAATCAGCACTGTTCTCAGACCAGTCACCGATCAGCATTGATCTCAGCAACCAATCACCGATCAGCACTGTTCCCAGCAACCAATCAGCACTGTTCCCAGCAACCAATCAACACTGCTCCCAGCAACCAATCGGCACTGTTCCCAGCAACCAATCGGCACTGTTCCCAGCAACCAATCAACACTGTTCCCAGCAACCAATCAACACTGTTCCCAGCAACCAATCAGCACTGTTCCCAGCAACCAATCAACACTGCTCCCAGCAACCAGTCACCGATCAGCACTGATCCCAGAAACCAGTCACCGATCAGCATTGATCTCAGCAACCAATCACCGATCAGCACTGCTCTTAGCAACCAGTCACCAATCAGCACTGATCTcagcaaccaatcactgatcagcactGGTCTCAGAAACCAATCACCGATCACCACTGTCCCAGCAACCATTCACTGATCAGCACTGCTCCCAGCAACCAATCAGCACTGCTCCCAGCAACCAATCACCGATCAGCACTGCTCCCAGCAACCAATCACCGATCAGCACTGCTCCCCCATCTGCACACtccacctttttttgtttttggtttaaaacTCTCTTCTTTGCTATATTTTCATTGCTCTTATTTCCTATATCTTAGTAATAAGTGTGTTATTCCATCCATAACCGTTTTCCTTTCCATGTACGTTTCCTGACTCCCCTGTGTTCTTGACAGCAATTGTAGTATTTGTAAATACGTACGTTTGCAACTTAGTCCATGACATAATCTGGTGACTTCTGAGAATGCATTAGttactttcccctgaaaagagCTGGCAGCATAGGGTCACATAACAAAGATTACATGCCTTACTGTCCATGTCATAAACGCTTTAACATGTAAACtaaccaccaccacccccactgtctctccctctctctctctgtctgtctccccctttcactctctgtctctctctcacccctctctctctgtctgtctgtctctctctctccccctttctctctgtctgtctctacctctctctcattgtctccccctttcattctctctgtctctccctctttcactctctctgtctctccctctccctctctctgtctctgagcACTGTGACGTGTTTTAAGCCTGTCCTGGAAACAAGTCACTGCAACATCACATCATGGAGGCAGAAAATGAGCCGAGGAGCTGTTAAAAAGCAGCAGAGGGACAAAAGTCCTGAATAGAGCAGCGTGTTGTTGTACAGACAATACAGCACCACAATGAAAACAGATGATGCTGCACTCATATTAATGTTCCTCATTACTACAGAGAGAACATCAGGTGACCAGAGCAGATGCTTTTCCACACTCATAATACAGCACTGACATCTAAATCAACTACacaaccacacatacacacacagaggtcaAATAACACCTAAAATTCCTCGCCCCGcgtgtttaaacaaacatcccAAAGCCGgtataacgttagctggttaaGTCAAAGCGCAGGCCTTAGCCACAGAGGctaagctaactagctagctaccGCCACATGAAGCCCATGGCTCAGAGCGCTAACATTATAACCTGACCGTGTCTCATACAGCTCTTATAAACATTTCACTTCCACAGCGAGCGCGTTACACTGCTGTCCTTCACTAAAGTATACATTACCCGTCATCtcctttatttttctgtttctttcccaTGATTACTGTGTAATAATTTCCTCCACttagcactgctgtgtgtgtagtCACTGCTTAGCGCATATGGTCGATTGGAGCAGCACTGCGCATGCGCCGATTGAAGGTGCATACAATCCCAAATCATTTCCTATTCCCTATCATGATGCACTACAGAGTGTAGGGAATGTTAGTAGGGGCCGCAAGTAAAGCAGTGCACTAGATGATTGTTAGTAAGCGATTTGGGATTCGACTGATTATAATAACGGGACTATACAGACGTAAAcgtgactaaataaataaataaaccgagATTAGATAGATATGTAGATAGATAgttgttaaataaaattaattaattaaacagataaataaatagatagacagatagataaatatatagatagaataaataaattaaataaataaacagatcaaTAAAACAGGGTAGATAGATAgttgttaaataaaattaattaattaaacagataaataaatagatagctagatagctagATGTTAACtataacaaattaaataaataaataatgcattcaagaaatatgaaataaatataaataaacatgtatgCTCATTTATTCCACTTGTCTTTTGATTTTAGTGAATCTCTCTTCCACCTTTGCAGTATTTATTCCTATTTATGAATGATGGTTTTCACTGTTGGAAATGACTTTCCATTATAATGAGGTACATTTAAAGAAATGACCTCGAGCGTGTCAGACCTGTGAGCTCTCTACTGATGCCACAAACCCAATTACTGCAACTGTGGGTTTTCAACATTAAATAAAGGTTTAGTGAACAAAGTATATCAAAGACTTTGTGTATTGGGATATTCAACAAGAATATTGTTTATACAGGACCACAGGTATgtaatgtatactgtataacacacacacacacatgtatatatatatatatatatatatatatatatatatatatatatatatatatatatatatatatatgtgtgtgtgtgtgtgtgtgtgtgtgtatgtgtgtgtgtgtgtgtgtgtgtgttatatttattcatttatctatGGCTCTAGTATTAACATCAGTCTCAGGTGCTTGAATTACCAGTGGACAGTGTTGATGGGGTGAGTTTTACAGTTTGAAGCCCATCACTGTGTGGAGTTTGGAGTTTAGCACACTGCACAAATAAGTGAGAATGCATGAACACATCAGGTGCTTGGACACGGACCTTTAAAGACAATTaaaatcctttatttatttacattactgATACAATGTTTTCGTAAAGACGTAGTGTGTTTTGGACATGCTGAGGAGAAGACGAGGTAGTTCTCATGAAAGCTGCTACAGCCACAGCGAACTCGTTCGGACAGTACCGGATGCTTGTCAAACTGGAGCAGAACTCTTTCACAAAGTCAGCAGGCAGCCAGTCATGAGGTACATCCATGACGCATGTTTCCACAAACCCATTCTTGATGTCTATCTCTAGTCCAACCTTAGTGTTCTCCACCATAAAAGATGTGCAAATGCTGAATTTTGGGGTCTTTCCATAAACCCAGTCCCAGTTCTTCAGATCAGAGGTCATCTTGTGAATGCCTGGCATTAGCACTTCTGATCCTGGATCCACTGTGAGGACAGGACTGTCaaggtcaaagtctttattataACGAGAAGCAATGGCGTCCATGAGGGAATCGGGTGTGAGAGTGGGGTCGTGGTCTGAGAGATTTGTAACAGGGGAAGGCACACTGGGGGTGGCGTTACTTTTAATGCCAGTGCATGAGCTTTTCAGGACTGATGAGAGGACAGAACGATCTGCAGAACACAGCAGGGTGCAGTGATGATAAGCAGCTGTCCTTCCCAGCCTGGCTGCAGTCCCGGAGATTTTATAACACCCGTTAAGTACAATGTCAAACCTCTCTGTAGCACAGACATCCAGATTGGGTCTGAGCGCCTTCAGGGCCCCGGTGACGACACCGAGGTTCTTCATGCGGTCGTATTTCTTCTTCGAGGAGAAGAAAGTCATGTTGATGTTGCCCAGATCGTGGTACACGGTTCCGCCGCCGCTCCGCCGCCTCGCCACCGGGATCCCGGTCCGCCTGAGCAGCTCCAGGTTACACTCCTGCCAGGGGTTCTGGTGCCGCCCGATCACCACAACCGGAGCGTTTCTCCATAGAAACAAGACGCTCCGCCTCTGCATGTCGACACAATCATGTATCCAGTCCTCTAAAGCCAGGTTCTGGAAAATGTCCGTGGATGAAGACTTGAGGATGAGTCCCACTTTACCGCTCTCATCAAAACACCCGTTTAAAGTGCTCACATGGCGCGCGAGCCGGTTGAGGTCACGTGTTCTGGCGGACACTCGCGATAAAGTCCTCAGAATCATTCCTGATTTATTtcgatttattttattgattgaaAGTCTTAATTATCTGTTCCACAGATTGATATGAAAAGCGTATCTTCATAAGGTTAATATGAATTCGCTGTCTGCATGCACGCATTCAGACTGGAGTTTATCTGCTCACGGGGGCGGAGTCATGAGTTTTTACATCCGGTGTCAAACGACGTTCTTCCcgcttctttttatttaattatttttaagcaTGGAGCATGGAAAATTACTCTGAATGGAAAGTTACTATAAAGgggaaaaacaataaacaaagttTTTGAATACAAATGAATATGTATTACTAcacgaataataataaaacaataaaataataataaaacaggaaaCATTTCCTTTAGCATTTGGTTCACGctttgcattttttgttttttgtttttttaaaaaaatatttatatatatatatatatgttgggAACCATTTCATAACTTTGTGGGAACATTCTGTTTTGCTTAATAAAGTCAGTGCTGTGCCTTAAACATTTCAGGAATATtacaaacacaaagcacacaTACTAATCATAGGTAAGAAAATGGCTAAATTTGGCTGAATTATAAAAGCCAGAAGTGGTACTAAATGAAGAGTCGTTTGGGAGCCGAAAGAGCCGACTCTTATTGCTGAGCTGagccaaatgatctgactcaccAAAAACAGctgaacttcccatcactacagatgcacacacataaattcaaccacttaaaaacatcaaggacttttataaacaattaaaagacacaatatgaatataatatgaatatttattaacaaataacaaaataagtcaaacaaatatatttacattttgtaaagaaaagaCATATAGAGAGCATACAGTTGCGGTCGGTGTCACGGAAAGGTAATGGAggcggaagcaagtgcaggtaaagatgtttattaaaggagacagggagacaaatccaaatcgggAAACAGAGACGTAGtcagaaacaggcaatgggtcgggtgatcggcaaacaggcataaacggggctaAACGGGAATCGAAGTCACGGTTACTAGAAACGGGGTCAAAACA
This genomic window contains:
- the lipt1 gene encoding lipoyltransferase 1, mitochondrial, with the translated sequence MILRTLSRVSARTRDLNRLARHVSTLNGCFDESGKVGLILKSSSTDIFQNLALEDWIHDCVDMQRRSVLFLWRNAPVVVIGRHQNPWQECNLELLRRTGIPVARRRSGGGTVYHDLGNINMTFFSSKKKYDRMKNLGVVTGALKALRPNLDVCATERFDIVLNGCYKISGTAARLGRTAAYHHCTLLCSADRSVLSSVLKSSCTGIKSNATPSVPSPVTNLSDHDPTLTPDSLMDAIASRYNKDFDLDSPVLTVDPGSEVLMPGIHKMTSDLKNWDWVYGKTPKFSICTSFMVENTKVGLEIDIKNGFVETCVMDVPHDWLPADFVKEFCSSLTSIRYCPNEFAVAVAAFMRTTSSSPQHVQNTLRLYENIVSVM